In Actinomadura citrea, a single window of DNA contains:
- a CDS encoding protein phosphatase 2C domain-containing protein, with translation MSVATPGRENEDFVAAGPGWVVLLDGATAPQGVDSGCRHDPAWLVRRLGGRIAALLALEDGKPLPDLVAEAIKVTGEAHTETCDLGNPDSPSATVSLLRRRGGAVEWYVLADSPIVVDVGEIRVFRDDRVDHLPSYTLEGVRRSRNSPGGFWVASTRPEAAYEGLTGEVPVEGLRRAAVLSDGASRLVERFGQMGWGDLLRLLDEEGPRELVRRTRAAEAAATAARGKRYDDATAVFVRFDT, from the coding sequence GTGAGTGTGGCGACGCCGGGACGGGAGAACGAGGACTTCGTGGCGGCCGGGCCCGGGTGGGTGGTGCTGCTGGACGGCGCGACGGCGCCGCAGGGGGTGGACAGCGGGTGCCGGCACGATCCGGCGTGGCTGGTGCGCAGGCTCGGCGGGCGGATCGCGGCGCTGCTGGCGCTGGAGGACGGCAAGCCGCTGCCCGACCTGGTCGCCGAGGCGATCAAGGTGACCGGGGAGGCGCACACCGAGACGTGCGACCTCGGGAATCCGGACAGCCCGTCCGCGACCGTGTCGCTGCTGCGCCGCCGCGGCGGGGCCGTGGAGTGGTACGTCCTCGCCGACTCGCCGATCGTGGTGGACGTCGGCGAGATCAGGGTCTTCCGGGACGACCGGGTCGACCATCTGCCGAGCTACACCCTGGAGGGCGTGCGGCGTTCGCGCAACAGCCCCGGCGGGTTCTGGGTGGCGAGCACCAGGCCGGAGGCCGCGTACGAGGGGCTGACCGGTGAGGTGCCGGTCGAGGGGCTGCGGCGGGCGGCGGTGCTGAGCGACGGCGCGTCCAGGCTCGTGGAGCGGTTCGGCCAGATGGGGTGGGGCGATCTGCTGCGCCTCCTGGACGAGGAGGGCCCGCGGGAACTGGTCAGGAGGACCAGGGCCGCGGAGGCGGCGGCGACCGCCGCCCGCGGCAAGCGGTACGACGACGCCACCGCCGTCTTCGTGCGCTTCGACACCTGA
- a CDS encoding TerD family protein, producing MFAHEWVLVDENVTRRVAEMFRGWVLLAHNAPFDYGFLAEEFVVVAAIDGVVTFGEMGAVEVTVGPGDGERVPVQATLDAGTTERTMLLAEVYRREGRWRLRVVGQGHDSGCTGRRAVSASTSRTDRRRDRRPHQDVRGNAG from the coding sequence ATGTTCGCGCACGAGTGGGTGCTTGTCGACGAGAACGTCACCCGGCGCGTCGCGGAAATGTTTCGTGGATGGGTGCTCCTGGCGCACAACGCGCCTTTCGACTACGGATTCCTGGCCGAGGAGTTTGTCGTCGTGGCGGCGATCGACGGTGTGGTGACGTTCGGGGAAATGGGCGCCGTCGAGGTCACCGTGGGTCCGGGTGACGGCGAGCGGGTGCCGGTGCAGGCGACCCTCGACGCCGGGACCACGGAGCGCACCATGCTCCTCGCCGAGGTCTACCGGCGCGAAGGGCGGTGGCGGCTCCGCGTGGTCGGGCAGGGCCACGACTCCGGCTGTACGGGCCGGCGCGCGGTCTCGGCGTCGACGTCGAGGACCGACCGGCGCCGGGACCGGCGACCACATCAGGACGTGCGGGGGAACGCGGGGTAA